Proteins co-encoded in one Flavobacterium sp. M31R6 genomic window:
- a CDS encoding type IX secretion system membrane protein PorP/SprF → MKKILLSVFFFCCSIHVFYAQQEDGVVSYVIPPGNSLKFNSFVINPTFSFVRQQSAYITLFNKTQWAGFENAPKTYLLSYSGRFRENEGVALGVFQQTQGVLSTTGLVANFAHNILLQEDSNLTFGMNLSAYKSGVNSGKVISNYPDPSLENIPSNTILTINPGINYGTAFFDFGLAFNNLVTYNFNSGILKDDPNKGIEGHVMYTGFIDSYGFFDKSKFSGLIKTEVNKEKTIFSGSAMFTIPKGIWVQGGYHSVLGMTAGFGLNITPKIALEYSYGMGLGDISDLGASHIIVLAYKFKNNNFDYGDDEEEGALIEPAPIQKTSTTKPKADAKTVADAKAAQQQKIAENRAKLAADAKAKADAIEEAKKTKLAADAKAKADAAALALAKKQEPISKTKLAADAKAKADADAAAAKLAADNKAKADAEAASRLAAENKAKADAAAAKLAADAKAKADADTAAAKLAADNKAKADADAVAAKLAADNKAKADADAAAAKLAADNKAKADAEAASRLAAENKAKADAAAAKLAADAKAKADADAVAAKLAADNKAKADAEAAARVAAENKAKADADAAAAKLAADAKVKADADAAAAKLAADNKAKADAEAAARLAAENKAKADAAAAKLAADAKAKADADAVAAKLAADNKAKADAEAAARLAAENKAKADAAAAKLAADAKAKADADAVAAKLAADNKAKADAEAAARLAAENKAKADAAAAKLAADAKAKADADSAAKLAAAAQAEQDKIEAAAAAKLAVEALAKAKADAMPKDEYGKSMDNLTKTLEDSKRKQQQLLTRLDASVANKQKALKEMREENDLSDKGIVKTTVEFKSTSAENAELESIKAQIAEVNRAQAESLDEFNRLYAERLKKTPKNDLINQNYLKTIENLKAEQLKAEQSNAVLVTRLEQIKVETEIEKKRRIKRAASLNDQDRYAQDLATLKRIKETTKVSSTPLKPEDFDFGENQSNMQIIKNNKNVESGYYLILAVHTDAQKRDAFVAKTVAAGQKDVNFFYDASSSKYFIYEAMFDNLDEATQALGEKGKKPYNGKMVIVKIQK, encoded by the coding sequence ATGAAAAAAATATTACTAAGCGTTTTCTTTTTTTGCTGTTCGATACATGTTTTCTATGCGCAACAAGAAGATGGTGTTGTATCTTATGTTATCCCTCCTGGAAACTCTTTGAAATTTAATTCTTTTGTAATTAATCCTACATTTAGTTTTGTAAGACAACAAAGTGCCTATATTACTTTGTTTAACAAAACACAATGGGCTGGTTTTGAAAATGCGCCGAAAACTTATTTATTAAGTTATTCAGGACGCTTTAGAGAAAATGAGGGTGTTGCTTTAGGTGTTTTCCAACAAACTCAGGGCGTACTTTCTACTACAGGTTTGGTTGCCAATTTTGCTCATAATATTTTATTGCAGGAAGACAGTAATTTGACTTTTGGGATGAATTTGAGTGCTTATAAAAGTGGTGTGAATAGTGGAAAAGTTATCTCAAATTATCCTGATCCATCATTAGAAAATATACCTTCAAATACAATTTTGACTATTAATCCAGGTATCAATTATGGAACCGCTTTTTTCGATTTTGGTTTGGCTTTCAATAATCTGGTTACCTATAATTTTAATTCTGGAATTTTAAAAGACGACCCTAACAAAGGAATAGAAGGTCATGTGATGTATACTGGTTTTATTGATTCTTATGGTTTTTTTGATAAAAGCAAATTCTCAGGTTTAATTAAAACTGAAGTTAATAAAGAAAAAACTATTTTTTCTGGTTCTGCTATGTTTACAATTCCAAAAGGGATATGGGTACAAGGGGGATACCATTCTGTTTTGGGTATGACCGCTGGTTTTGGTCTTAATATTACTCCGAAAATCGCTCTTGAATATTCTTATGGGATGGGCTTGGGTGATATCTCAGATTTGGGAGCTTCGCATATAATTGTATTAGCCTATAAGTTCAAAAATAATAATTTTGATTACGGGGATGATGAGGAAGAAGGGGCCTTGATTGAACCAGCTCCGATACAAAAAACATCGACTACAAAACCAAAAGCAGATGCAAAAACAGTTGCTGATGCCAAAGCTGCTCAGCAACAAAAAATTGCCGAAAACAGAGCTAAATTAGCTGCTGATGCGAAAGCAAAAGCTGACGCTATAGAAGAGGCTAAAAAAACGAAATTAGCCGCAGATGCTAAAGCCAAAGCTGATGCAGCCGCATTAGCGTTAGCAAAAAAACAAGAACCAATTTCTAAAACTAAACTGGCTGCTGATGCAAAAGCGAAAGCTGATGCCGATGCAGCCGCAGCAAAATTGGCTGCAGATAATAAAGCCAAAGCCGATGCCGAAGCTGCCTCTAGATTAGCAGCAGAGAATAAAGCCAAAGCAGATGCTGCTGCCGCGAAACTTGCCGCTGACGCCAAAGCGAAAGCCGATGCTGATACTGCCGCAGCAAAATTGGCTGCAGATAATAAAGCCAAGGCCGATGCTGATGCAGTCGCTGCTAAATTGGCTGCAGATAATAAAGCTAAAGCCGATGCCGATGCTGCCGCTGCTAAATTGGCTGCAGATAATAAAGCCAAAGCCGATGCCGAAGCTGCCTCTAGATTAGCAGCAGAGAATAAAGCGAAAGCTGATGCTGCTGCCGCGAAACTTGCCGCTGATGCCAAAGCTAAAGCCGATGCCGATGCTGTCGCTGCTAAATTGGCTGCAGATAATAAAGCCAAAGCCGATGCCGAAGCTGCCGCTAGAGTAGCAGCAGAGAATAAAGCGAAAGCAGATGCTGATGCTGCTGCCGCGAAACTTGCCGCAGATGCCAAAGTTAAAGCCGATGCCGATGCTGCCGCAGCAAAATTGGCTGCAGATAATAAAGCCAAAGCCGATGCCGAAGCTGCCGCTAGATTAGCAGCAGAGAATAAAGCGAAAGCTGATGCTGCTGCCGCGAAACTTGCCGCTGATGCCAAAGCGAAAGCCGATGCCGATGCTGTCGCTGCTAAATTGGCTGCAGATAATAAAGCCAAAGCCGATGCCGAAGCTGCCGCTAGATTAGCAGCAGAGAATAAAGCGAAAGCTGATGCTGCTGCCGCGAAACTTGCCGCTGATGCCAAAGCTAAAGCCGATGCCGATGCTGTCGCTGCTAAATTGGCTGCAGATAATAAAGCCAAAGCCGATGCCGAAGCTGCCGCTAGATTAGCAGCAGAGAATAAAGCGAAAGCAGATGCTGCCGCCGCGAAACTTGCCGCTGACGCCAAAGCGAAAGCTGATGCCGATTCTGCTGCAAAACTTGCTGCTGCTGCTCAGGCTGAGCAAGATAAAATTGAAGCTGCGGCCGCCGCTAAATTGGCTGTTGAGGCACTTGCTAAAGCTAAAGCCGACGCTATGCCAAAAGATGAGTATGGTAAATCAATGGATAATTTGACTAAGACACTCGAGGACTCTAAACGCAAACAACAACAATTGTTAACTCGTTTGGATGCATCTGTGGCCAATAAGCAAAAAGCATTGAAAGAAATGAGAGAAGAGAATGATTTAAGTGATAAAGGTATTGTAAAAACGACTGTAGAATTTAAGAGCACATCTGCTGAAAATGCCGAGCTTGAATCTATTAAGGCACAAATTGCGGAGGTCAATAGAGCTCAGGCAGAATCTTTGGACGAGTTTAATAGACTTTATGCTGAAAGACTTAAAAAGACTCCAAAAAATGATTTAATCAATCAAAATTATTTAAAGACTATTGAGAATTTAAAAGCGGAACAGTTAAAAGCGGAACAATCTAACGCCGTTTTAGTTACTAGATTGGAACAAATTAAAGTAGAAACAGAGATAGAGAAAAAACGTAGAATTAAGCGTGCCGCTTCGTTGAATGACCAAGATCGTTATGCACAAGATTTGGCTACTCTGAAACGAATAAAAGAAACGACAAAAGTAAGCAGTACGCCATTAAAACCCGAAGATTTTGATTTTGGAGAAAATCAGTCCAACATGCAGATCATAAAAAATAATAAAAATGTTGAAAGTGGTTATTATTTGATATTGGCAGTTCATACGGATGCTCAAAAACGTGATGCATTTGTTGCTAAAACTGTGGCTGCTGGACAAAAAGATGTAAATTTCTTCTATGATGCCAGTTCAAGCAAATATTTTATCTACGAAGCAATGTTCGATAATTTAGATGAAGCCACACAGGCATTAGGTGAAAAAGGGAAGAAGCCTTATAATGGAAAAATGGTTATTGTTAAAATTCAGAAATAA
- a CDS encoding gliding motility-associated C-terminal domain-containing protein has protein sequence MKSKPTSFFSSGAFMFFWMLLVAPSTLSLFAQQINPKILEFTQICAGGPHPNKPGQVFNEYQASFSIVGFASDVIFRVELSDPTGSFATPTATTALGPLPTTPPDTATDKTLVFAVPTNLVGSNTYKLRVVSSTNIASQPFTIGGTAGVKTFSAYYEAYTGPFAINNNQPTVSFCIGGKVILTVYNPTPSIPNSSPANYPQLKYSWYKDNVLISGQSSSSLEVNAAGVYFAKLDYGLCSDDNYRSQGVTVTSASGASAVITSSSGNPFCASLGNTTLAVTGGNSYVWKKDNVIIDAAISQTYLTNLAGVYTCDVDFGGCKSTGTIDLKVLKTNSTISGVDVVKVNNITEGETLNAIITSDAAVPSYQWFLNGVALSGADKSSLDITDEGKYKGVVTQTTGCIIADEFPFEVSFKVNLNVPKISNIVTPNGDGVNDTWIIPDKYLAGTNTHIVILSSFGEIVYQTDNYDNYNGWPQTAIEFNNFNPVYYYIITPTGESAKKGSITLLK, from the coding sequence ATGAAAAGCAAACCTACTTCCTTTTTTTCTTCCGGCGCATTTATGTTTTTTTGGATGCTGTTGGTAGCCCCTTCAACTCTGTCTTTGTTTGCCCAGCAAATAAACCCTAAAATATTGGAATTTACGCAGATTTGTGCTGGTGGACCTCACCCCAACAAACCTGGTCAAGTATTTAATGAGTATCAAGCTTCTTTTTCTATTGTTGGATTTGCTTCGGACGTAATATTTAGAGTGGAGCTTTCTGACCCAACGGGTTCTTTCGCTACTCCGACTGCTACCACTGCTTTGGGACCTCTTCCTACAACACCTCCAGATACTGCAACGGATAAGACATTAGTGTTTGCAGTTCCTACAAATTTGGTAGGTTCTAATACTTATAAATTAAGAGTTGTAAGTTCTACAAACATTGCTAGTCAACCTTTTACTATTGGAGGCACTGCAGGTGTCAAAACATTTTCAGCTTATTATGAAGCCTACACAGGGCCTTTTGCAATCAATAATAATCAGCCGACAGTTAGTTTCTGTATTGGTGGAAAAGTAATTCTTACTGTATATAACCCGACTCCTTCGATTCCTAATTCCTCGCCAGCAAATTACCCTCAATTAAAATATTCCTGGTATAAAGATAATGTTTTGATTTCTGGTCAAAGTTCCAGTTCTTTAGAAGTTAACGCTGCAGGTGTTTATTTCGCTAAATTAGATTATGGTCTTTGTTCAGATGATAATTATCGTTCACAAGGTGTAACTGTAACAAGTGCCAGTGGAGCTTCCGCGGTAATTACTTCTAGTTCTGGTAATCCGTTTTGTGCTAGTTTAGGGAATACTACTTTAGCTGTTACGGGTGGTAATTCTTATGTTTGGAAAAAAGATAATGTCATTATTGACGCAGCTATATCTCAAACGTATCTAACGAATTTAGCAGGTGTCTATACTTGTGATGTTGATTTTGGAGGATGTAAGTCAACAGGTACAATAGACTTAAAGGTTTTAAAAACCAATAGTACTATTTCTGGAGTTGATGTTGTTAAAGTTAATAATATTACCGAAGGAGAAACGCTCAATGCCATCATAACCTCTGATGCTGCAGTTCCGTCCTATCAATGGTTTTTAAATGGTGTAGCTTTATCAGGTGCTGATAAATCTTCTCTGGACATTACAGATGAAGGGAAATATAAGGGAGTTGTTACCCAGACGACAGGTTGTATTATTGCTGATGAATTTCCTTTCGAAGTTTCTTTTAAAGTGAATTTAAATGTTCCAAAAATTTCAAATATTGTTACTCCAAACGGTGATGGTGTTAATGACACTTGGATTATTCCTGACAAATATTTAGCTGGAACAAATACTCATATTGTGATTTTAAGTTCTTTTGGCGAAATTGTTTATCAAACCGATAATTATGACAATTATAATGGTTGGCCACAGACAGCTATAGAATTTAATAACTTCAATCCTGTTTATTATTATATAATTACTCCAACTGGCGAGTCTGCCAAAAAGGGTTCGATAACTCTTCTGAAATAA